One segment of Amycolatopsis alba DSM 44262 DNA contains the following:
- a CDS encoding TetR family transcriptional regulator — protein sequence MTDSPRRAPVTRAGATPAGRRRLRRALAAAAVDLFVAKGYEATTVDEIAAAAGVGRRTFFRYFDAKDDVLFANHDEIVAEMEDAFAVADPDRDPVETACATVSLVLDSYAAELDVSLKRFTLTRTVPSLRDKEVATVDRYQRVLARYLRARFAEQGDQAASLRADVAAAAIAAANNHVLRRWLRSGGQDDISATAAEAFALVVDAFRPANEAAETTVVAVMTTSTPLHAVIAKVNAALTEK from the coding sequence ATGACCGATTCGCCGCGCCGAGCGCCGGTGACCAGAGCAGGAGCGACCCCGGCCGGCAGGCGCCGCCTCCGCCGCGCACTCGCTGCCGCGGCCGTGGACCTGTTCGTGGCCAAGGGATACGAGGCCACCACGGTGGACGAGATCGCGGCCGCCGCGGGGGTGGGTCGGCGCACGTTCTTCCGGTACTTCGACGCCAAGGACGACGTGCTCTTCGCCAACCACGACGAGATCGTGGCCGAGATGGAGGACGCGTTCGCGGTCGCGGACCCGGATCGCGACCCGGTGGAGACGGCGTGCGCCACCGTGAGCCTCGTCCTCGACTCCTACGCCGCGGAACTCGACGTTTCGCTCAAACGGTTCACGCTGACCCGGACGGTGCCGTCGTTGCGGGACAAGGAGGTCGCGACAGTCGACCGCTATCAGCGCGTGCTCGCGCGCTATCTGCGGGCGCGGTTCGCCGAGCAGGGTGACCAGGCGGCGAGCCTGCGGGCGGACGTGGCCGCCGCGGCGATCGCGGCCGCCAACAACCACGTGCTCCGGCGCTGGCTGCGCAGTGGCGGGCAGGACGACATCAGCGCCACCGCGGCGGAGGCCTTCGCGCTGGTCGTCGACGCGTTCCGGCCCGCGAACGAGGCGGCCGAGACGACGGTGGTGGCCGTGATGACCACCTCGACACCCTTGCATGCCGTCATCGCCAAGGTGAACGCCGCGCTGACCGAAAAGTAA